From Oreochromis niloticus isolate F11D_XX linkage group LG15, O_niloticus_UMD_NMBU, whole genome shotgun sequence:
acctagctaaggacggtagttatgGATTAGATTATAAACACTTAAAGAGAAAGTGCGGTGGGGCTTCGGAGCCTTCTGttgggtagtccagtttactgaagaacacctctaTGGCATTATTTTTGTGCCTCTATTCTGAGCACACATAAATAATTTTTGCAAGtacaaatgttgcattttgaggagaaaattattttgagcaaagaaaagcttaatttgagtgaacaaaattcattgctgcgtgcaagaaatgtatttcagtgtttgctattatccatatacACACAATAACAGCCCTTCTCGCTCAGTTGTTGGCATTTGCtcttgctcagatctctgctctgtgtgctgACATCTGCGGAACGCCatacacctcaggctgtcagatTAAAACAGTTGGTCATGGTTTTGTAACGTAAACGCTGGACCTCCTCTCAGCAacccgctctatctgccattcccaaACAGacatacgcaagtttctccgtgactccGTGGCGTTTAATAGCATTATGATTgtaattagaatcaaacttatgaaCGCAAATGAACGCAAATCGGCTTGATGAAAGCTACTGATAATGAAAAAAAGCATCTTTGAGAAAAATTATCTGaggagaattttttttattttagtctgacctcACTCCCATCTGCtgacatggaggaggcggggtttatgacctatactgcagccagacaccacggggcgatagagacgtgtTGGTTTCATTTTTGGCGAGCTATTAGGTCATCCATATTTTATACTGTCATTGGTCCTGACACATCTGTTTGACCGTCACTAGTTAATCTGGGACGACGGTTGTGCTTCGGTAAGAAACTTGGCTATATTTGTTGTGTAGTGAGCATCTAGTAGCTATTATGTTGGATGTGTTTGGGAACAGAGAATAATTTATTGCATAAAATAGTTCTGATTGCATCAGCTCAGTAGTTTCTGGTAACCACCTGTCACCTTCGGTCCTGAGGCACTGACACCAGTTGCCATATGGCAGAGGGTCGTTGGACCCTGCTGGGGGGTAGCGCCTGTGGGCTCGTCGCTGTGGCTCCCTGTGGCTGCTGCATcatggctgctgggtgaccctcCTCTGAGGCTCTCCTTAGCTCTTTTCTAGGTGGATGCCGCAACTGCCGCTGctgtggtcctccttgggttcTCATGCTCTCCTGctccattttgtgttttttttaaacagattttcacttttctctcttctcctgtttttccttccttcttcttctgttaACTCTCTTTCCTTGATtgtaataactgaaaataaaacaatcaaaatAAAGATCGAATAAACTATGACAATTACATGGACCAGTATAGCCAAAGGTCCATTTGGGaaagtaaatctgttgggcatttTGTTTGACCTTCAGACAATAACTATGATTATCAGTGCTGaacaggacaggcaaaaaaaaagagaaaaaaagggaatATCACTGAATGTATTTGAGCATTTACAGAGCTTGTGCATACTGCTGGATTAATCAGTACAAAAACATGAACGTTACTAATGCTGTTAATTTAGGGCAGCTGGCGTGTAAACCTTACACACTGGGTGTGTAATAAATGTCTGTACAGGCTTCTTTTACAGTATTGATGACAACCATCATCAATTATTTTGCGTCATTCTGtcatatgtaaaaaaaaccaacacaaaTTTAATATCAAATTATGGCGTGCACGGTGTTTATCAGCACGATAATTCTGGGTGAGTAATGTGAGGAGAGCGGTCTGAGCGCTAACGTTAGCTGGCTGCATGACTCGGAGCTTCTTCAGTATGAAATCGAGCCTGCATCCATCAACCAATCAGCAGAGGTGTTTGTGACCTACAGGGATGTTGCAGGAAGAGAACTGTGTGCACAACACCAACACATAATACTGTGTACATGTAAAGAATGCACATGCTTTTTCTTCTATATGTGGTTTTAATGCAGAACAGATGTCATACAAACACAtttgtagacacacacacagagttataGAAAGACAGTTGCTGTGTTTCTATTTAAATCTGATCAAATAAATAGGGAGTACATGACATTGTCACATGACTGTTAACAGTGGACTGACTGAGGAGCAGGATGTGCAGGTGGGAAGTCACATGTTCAAATCTGCCATGTGCCTCTGAGCAAAGTGCTAACAGCAGAGTCCAACACATGACTTATTAGGAAAATATTGACTTATATAAAATATGATGAAATACAACAACAAGGCACAAAAACTGAAATTCCTTTAAATATTAAGTATTAAATAAACTACTAATGACTTTTACAGTTGAATATTTATGATTGTTAACAGGAAAAAGAGAACTtggccaaacaaacaaaaaaaaatcatttgtaCTTCACTTATTTACAGTTTAGTAATTACTGGACAATTAATAAATCCATCACCTgtgtttattaattttttttctaatgaggCAGGTTTGAAGCTCCTTGCACTGCTCTGGCTGTCGTGAACATTTACTCATGGTTATGTCTTTAAAGTTTTAATCACTGGAAGGAACAGTCTGACTTTAACGTGGTGACCACAATCAATCAGTGTGATGAGAAGCTGATGATCAATAACTGACACTGTGTGCAGGTATCAGGTGCGTTCATGTTGCCTTCACTGAACTGTCTTCTAGTCTCAACAGTCTGAACCGACAGCAGACGGATCCGGGAGAGGAAGTCCTGATCATGACGAGGCCTCTCACACCAGCCCTCAGACACGATCAGCTTGGTCAGCTCCTTGCTCTACAAGTTACCAACTCACAAAGTGCAGATCACACAAACTCTGAGGggcttttcctcttcttttggagcCAACACATCCCCCTACAGACAGTCTAAACGCAGCCAGTCACAGAGAGTTCGATATAATGTACCGCTCCTTTGAAGGACGGTTTGGTCTTTGTGGTTGTGTTGTACAAGGTACTATCCAAAGACAGTGTATTGCTGCTGCTCCCCAGGAGGGATTAAAGCTGCCTTCATATCAAGCAGACATTAACACAAAGAATAATCTGACCTCACCGAACGGTGGCGTTACCAACGCCCCGCTGCTCCGGGTGGCCCAAATACCCCGACcaagctctgatgattcagagATGACTGTTCAAAGATTCATTATCACCAAGGAATGTTTGCTCTCTGATAAAATCACCATCAAACAAGTGAAATATGAAGGCCATTATTTCTGCAACAACACCTCTGACAACAAAGAGGTGAGTCTGGTGCTGACAATGTAGACctccatatttttaaaaaacaaaaatccatattctgaaatttaaaatcagtGACCGAGTGCTGCAGTAATCCCAAACCACTGCAATAGTCTGACCTCTGAGTCACAGGAGTTGGGGCTTCAGGGAGGTCAGGTGAAGAGGTGAAATACTCTGTACACAGCACACGCTCAACCTGGTCGCTTTTTACACCGGGAGTGAACGACGTGAGTTTAGTGGTTAGTCCTCTCACAGAGGAGCTTTAAAGAGTTAAAGTGGGTGCAGTCTGGAGCTTTAAGCGATCCCTTAGTGTATTCCTGATTCCACCTGGACAGAAGATGTAATAACCCTGTGCAGAACACGGCATCCTGCACAGAAAGGTGCTCCCATCAAGATTTTCAATAAGATATTTACATTTCTAAGATAGCAGAAAGAATTCTAACTGCAGactttatatacatatatgataatttctttgttttaatatttcacCCCCTGAACATTTGTGCCATTACCACATGCTAAAACAGCTTTTCCTTTCATGCTcacataaattaaataattatgaCATCATTAAAACTTGAGCAACCTGTCATTGTTACATCTTTTGGTTATAAACTGAGAGTCGTGACATGTAGAGGAGAGCTCGGACAACTCTCTCTTCAGCTCAGGCTCTGAAACCTTTCCCTCAGGTTCTTCACGATGCTCTGCTGACCTTCCACCTTCGGCCCTGAGGTTGATCTCATTTTCTGGGAAACATCTTGATCAGCAGACACTGCTGTGGACTTGTTCTGTTCGGTTTTGGCCTTCAGTTCCTCCCTCTGTTGGTATTCGTCAGACTCCTGGTAGGCCCGGCACCGGTCGATGACGGCCATGATGGAGATCTTCTCTCTGCTGGTGGGTGAACGGATCTGGACGTAACTTTCGTCTTTTTTGTCTCTGGCTGTTTCTTCTGGCTCTGGAAACTTCTCCATGACAATGATCTTGTGTTCGGGGTCGTTTGTTAGGGGGGCCTCAGCTGCAATGTAGTAACTGTCATTTGCCACCTGGTCCTGGAGCTTTTGCAGATCACTCATCTGAGATTCACTCAGCCGAGGATCCAGGGAATTGGCTCTGAGGAGCCGTTTGCTGCGTTCCTCCCAGCTGGCGTCCCAGTTTCTGTGAGGCCTTTGTGAAGGAACCCTGCTGGAAGCTTCGTCAGTGAGGAAGCGGCCCGAGGGGCAGCTGGAGTGCCTCCTCAGACTGCTGTCGAACTGCTCCGGGATGGATTGACTCCGACTGACTGCACTCTTCTGGGAGCAGCTGTTGGCGGAGTACTTGGACCGGAGTTCCTGGACGTCGGGCCAGTTGAAGCCTTCGAGGGGAGGAGGTGGACTGAGGGGGCTGCGAGAGTGAGGCCGGCCTGGGGAGACGCCCCTGGAGCTGGAGGTGAAGCCGAGGGTTAAAGACCTCACGTGGTCTACAGGACTCAGCGGCAAAGAAGTCGCCTGCTTATGAGAAACCAGCGGCAGAGTCAGGCTGGGTATACCtgccagaaaaaagaaaaaaaaaaaaacatatttaaggtatatttccagatttttaatcttaaatcaattttaaatttgtttgatttgattACAATGTTCCGATAACCGAAGTAAATGATGAACAAAAGCCGTAATAATCCATAAACATATGTTTGGCTTCTACAGTTGGCATAAATCAAACAATGGTACCATATGCAGGTGTGATATTTTACTTCAGCTTCAGGAAAGATGAGCTCATCACTTTAGGCCGTCCAGATTATAATCTGCCCCTAAGCAGCACATTTTACCGTCTTTACCTGAAGGTGGCAGTACAGTGTCATAACTACATGTGGTaccattgtttttttgtttttcttttcatgcagTGGGCGCAGACTAAGCGTGTGTGGACAGGTTGGACTGATCGGTTGCTCAACAGgaaatggtttatttgaagaaGCAGAGTTTGCTGAAGGCAGGGCAGGCTCAGGCTGAGCAGGACTGAATATATACCCAGTTTTACAAACATGCAGAACAAACATTTACAACAATTAATCTCTTAACATCCAGCAGGTGGCCGAGCCCGCGCAGGACTCAGAGTATGGTCAGGATTAACATCACACTTTCCCCGTACatggtataaaaaaaaagataacttttaaaTCCAGTCTCTTCTGTGTGTTATCACCTTACAGGTGTACTATCTGATTTTCTAAATTAAAATTTCATATAAAATGGATAGGTCGACGATCGATAACCCTAACTGTACCACAAAAGGTCACTGATGACTGTATTTAATTCTCTCTCAAAAGAGAATTAAATACAGTTTCTGAATTGCGTTGGTTGAAGGTTTAGTGGTCCTATGGTCACATAGACAATCAATAGATAGATTTCCTTGAGGATTGTTGGTTTGAAATGTTACGCAGTGTGTAAAGTGATGTACCCGAACCTTCCCTCTCCTCCACCACACTGGCTAAGCTCTTCTTTCCAAAGAGGAGACCCTGACTTCGCTGTCGGACCACCGGACTGGAGGTTTTGATTCGCTGACTGTACTGACGAGCCAGGTGGAGGACTTTGCTCGCCATCTTGTCCACTTCAACCACCTGGTCTGAAGCGCTACTGGGGCGCTCCTTTTCTGCCTCCACCTTCAGCTGGGTGACCCGAGGCACTGGAGCCCTGAGAACGGCGGCCTCTTCCCCAAACATCTTTAGCGTGTCCCTCACGCTTCCTGTCCGGTTCACCTCCGAGGCTTTGGGCTTGAGGGGCATAGGGCTTGTCGACTCTTCTTTGATGGTGCTGAGATCAGAAGCTCTGCTTTCTTGGGAAGAGTTTTTGGTTGGGAAAGAAAGGCCGGAGATTCTGGAGGTTACTGGAGCTTCTTTGGTTCGATCCTGCCCTTCATCTTCACTCTGGGATTTTGTGATGTGTCGCTCCATCGCCTGCCAGATCTTAATCATTTTAGATGAAGGTTTGAACTCTTCATCATCAGAGAGATTATCCTGCACACTTTGAGACCTGGACCTCTGGCTGCCTTCTGAATCTTCTGGATCAGTGCTTCTTTGTTCAGACTTCAAAGAGTCCAAAGAGCCACTACAGCCCATAAGATCCTGGGTATTTTGGGGTAAAGCAGAGTGTGACTCTGCAGAAGTAGGGTCCacagtggaggtggaggaggtcgAGGTGCTGTTGAACCGGCTGACGGAGCTCCTGACCAACCCAGATGGGATGTATGTGAGGCTCTCTCTGCGCCGAAGACTGAAAGTGGCGTCTTGGTTTTCAGCATTTTCATAGtaactcttgattttcccaatGAGCAGCTGGTCCTGCTTGGACAGCGTGGAGTCCCGTCTTCGCCTAATGCTTCGGTCGCTATCAAAGATACTGTCATCTCGAGGAGACAGCATAGTCAAATCTGTCCCACCGAAGGTCTCTGCAGGATCAGCAACAAAGCTGCAGAGCCGCGGAGGTCGGTCGTCTGCTTCGGCACTCaggctgaggctgctgccacTCCTGCTGGGTAACCGAGGTGAAGGACAACCGAGCGAGCGGGCGTCGTCCTGGGCCACGCTGCCTCGCTTGATGCTGTTGGTAAAGTGCTGGGCGATGGCGCTAGCTTTGTCCAGGACGGAGGACGGGAGGATGCTGGTGGCTTCGCCTTCCTTCTCTGCTATCTCCTTCTCGTTGTCCTCATCCTCAGAGGACTCTCCACTGCTCAAGGTCTTCAAATCCAAATCAGGTGTAGCTGAGGATGGCTCCTCTGTGGGTTCTGGATCTACTTCATGTTTCAGGTCGTCTGACTTTTGACAGGAATTGGAGATGTTGGAAGGAGTCGGATCAGTGAAATGTTCTGGTTCTGAGATTGGTTCAGACATCTTCTCCTGTGGTAGCTTCTCTACAGCTGGCTGGGCAGGACAAAAATACAGAAGCAGTAATTAGAGGTGGGAAATACAGCCATGATGCAAAAGATTACAACCACCTGCAAACACCCCCCACCCCTCAAAACCAACCAGCACTGACAGCCCAGAGATCGGGCGATCTGGAGATGGCCTCACACCTGCAAGTCAGCGACTGAGTGTTACTTACCTGCTTAGGTGTCGGCTCTGTGCCACCTGGCTCTTCTTCTTCAGGGAGTTGTCCATTTTCTTTGTTAGAGTTGTCTGAAGAGACGCCACCTCCCTCTGCGTCcttcagcaaaaaacaaacagaacaggaagtCAAGAAAAGCTGGaggaaaagaaatgtttttacaatatgattaaaaaaaaaaatcaaaccaagAAGTCATTAGTGTCATTCATGGAAAAGCTGCTTACTCAGTTTTAAAGAGTgtctgttattattgtgtgaacTGAACCTTTATTTATTACATGATACAGAGCAGCCACCAATGCAAATCAATGCAACAGAACTGTGAGAGGCAGCAGCAAACGTCCAGTTCATCCAACCACACCTAGAAACGCGGGGTCACCCATCGTATTCATGTTCACAGCAATAAAGACAAAGATGGATGTAAAGCTGCAGGACGAATGTTCGAAGTTTTAAACTTTGCAAAGATAAAAAGCCAAAAACAGTCAAAGAGCCATTCAAATTCTTTAATACGATAGGAAGAGTTTTTGGGAAGTCCTTGTTGGTTTGGTTTCCAGAGTCAGGTGTTTCAGTGCACACAGACAACCTTCGCTTAGCAAAAACACTCGATCCAAGGAAAACTGTCAGCATGCCTCATTAACCTGCTCACATTTCAGTTTACAATAAACAACTTCTGAAGTTAATGTCCCCAACTGAAGGAGGCACTGAAGGAGGCACCGAAGGAGACACTGCAGGAGGCACAGCAGTCACTGAGATTATTTCTCAATATGAAAATGTAGAGCACTCGTGTTGTTGGAAAACATAACAGAAAATGCTTTTGTAGTAAAAGAAGCTTGTTTTTCATGCTGCTGTGTAACAATGTGCACACCCGGGATTGTTACAATCCAGCCCTGGTGTCCTGACCTGGTACTGATGTTGTTCAGACATCAAACTGATGTCATGATCAACAAACCAAATAATGTTCGAGACAATGACCACAGTATGGCCTTCAGTGAAAAGATTACGGTGGACAGCTGCAGGCTGAAGCACTTTGCATGAGGTATGTGGCATGGACCTGTTCTTTATTTCCACCTTTGAAAAGCAAACATGGGACATAATATTTGGGCAGCTGGCTCAGCGACTTTGGGCTGTACAGACACTGTGAGCTGCATTCATATCAACAACCGACCTAAAAACAGGACCTGGTCGCTCACCTCCTCACACAGACTCTTATAGACTTACAGAAGTTacacctgtttgtgtgtgaattAGCTACAGTAGTAGGTTACCCTGGatatttatgcacatttctgctttTAGTAATCATAAAATAAAGTTCTGCACCAGTTCTGCCATAACAAGAATAATAACGGCATAAAGCTCTTTCTGGTTTAGATGCTCAGTTTGGTCAGCTTTTTTCAATTGTAGGAAACATCATCTtcaaatgttttctctttttaaacacCAGAGGATGTATTTATTCAAATAGCAGAGGACCCAGGATGGAACCCTGTGGAGCTCCACATGTTAGCTAACCAACTAGCCATCAGAACAGGAGCATACTGCTTGTTTTTAAGTCTCTTATAATGGATTAGAACTAGTAGAACTCTTAGGTCAGGTGATAAGTTGCTGCTGATTGTTCCTAGAAGCAGACTAAGAGACAGAGGTGACCGGGCCTTTACGATTGCTGTGCCTAAACTTTGGACCAGTCTGCCTCTTCAAATGAGGATCTCGCCAACACTCAACATTTTTAAATCCtgtctgaaaacacatttttactccCTAACTTTTAACTGTGactgagtttttgttttgttctctttgtgtgcgtttgtttcactttttagtttgtacagcactttggtcaactgtgttgtttttaaatgtgcttataaATAAACAGATTGATAAGACACACAGAGCTTAGGACTTTAGAGATGATGACTGAGGTAATGAGTGCTCATAAAACCTCAACATCTTTCTGATTTGATAGATGTGAGCTTTTAACAGAGCTTGGCAAGCAGTTTGCTGTTGCTTCCAGTCTTTGTACTAATCTAAGCTAAACCTTTTGCAGAGAAAGCGATCCATCTGAAACAATCTGActcaaggaaaacaaaaaacaatgaacTTCATCCAAACATTGTCAGTTCCTTTAAACGCTGCCCCATGTGGTCACCCTGCGGTAGTTAAGCGTGTTGAACCCAAGCATGCAGCTCGGCTGGTGTTAGACGCCCATGCAGCAGTTACTTGGAGCTCCACAGCAGCATCCTTGTAGCGCGTTACAGGTGCTGTGGGCGATGAAGACCGGGCTGGCACCGGAAAGCCTCACCGTCCCTGCGGCGGAAAGGAAGGCCTGGACAGTGACGTGCCAGCAGGAGATGGCAGCGAGCACGGAGCTGGCAAAGTCGTCTACCTGCTCGTCCTCCAGCAGAGCATCATCCAACTGACCCACCTCTTCCTCTTCCACGCTGCACAGCAGTCGCTCCAGCGAGTCCTTCCTGCTGCCGAGCTCTGCCTCCTCCTCCGTGACAGAGTCCCCCAGCATGCTGCTGCTGACGGCGGCCCGCAGAGAGCGCCTGTCATCTGAGCACTGCAGGACGTCACACACTATGATGTTTCTGCTTCCTAAATCTAAAGTGTGGCTCTGACAGCAGGACCGA
This genomic window contains:
- the plekhg3 gene encoding pleckstrin homology domain-containing family G member 3 isoform X5; this encodes MGYQRSMWRSLAGGGGGDVTVVRCFCSEEQVKISFRSVEEDRRLRRVFVRRWFGGLSVSLLFRYLAKPSEDWLAESPRLSTASISSDERAPSATPSDSSDLLACYRRPVSLISTLSSGSGSSRDDNLALPPSITSSSSDPDINLNLSPEEGAADLQGSSPQPNRKGQSFIHNKNNNNKDWKASHTSSRRQPASPFIRASMAPNPQLTYLDRVVMEIIETERMYVRDLRMIVEDYLAHIIDQSDQSDLSIRPELVCALFGNIEDIYEFNSELLQDLDQCDNDPVAIARCFVMKSEYFDIYTQYCTNYPNSVAALTECMRNKSLAKFFRDRQSSLKRSLPLGSYLLKPVQRILKYHLLLQEIEKHFDPEEDGYEVVEEALYTMTGVAWYINDMKRKHEHAVRLQEVQSLLLNWKGPDLTTYGELVLEGNFKVHRAKNERTLFLFDRVLLITKRRGEHYVYKTHISCSTLTLNENAKDSLSFSVMHYKNPKQPHTVQAKTVEEKKLWAHHIKRIIVENHQAIIPQKAKEAILEMDSIYPSKYRYSPERLKKATSCHSDEFPRDARQGRRQSEPIKQTLKSNKALLECSDDRRSLRAAVSSSMLGDSVTEEEAELGSRKDSLERLLCSVEEEEDAEGGGVSSDNSNKENGQLPEEEEPGGTEPTPKQPAVEKLPQEKMSEPISEPEHFTDPTPSNISNSCQKSDDLKHEVDPEPTEEPSSATPDLDLKTLSSGESSEDEDNEKEIAEKEGEATSILPSSVLDKASAIAQHFTNSIKRGSVAQDDARSLGCPSPRLPSRSGSSLSLSAEADDRPPRLCSFVADPAETFGGTDLTMLSPRDDSIFDSDRSIRRRRDSTLSKQDQLLIGKIKSYYENAENQDATFSLRRRESLTYIPSGLVRSSVSRFNSTSTSSTSTVDPTSAESHSALPQNTQDLMGCSGSLDSLKSEQRSTDPEDSEGSQRSRSQSVQDNLSDDEEFKPSSKMIKIWQAMERHITKSQSEDEGQDRTKEAPVTSRISGLSFPTKNSSQESRASDLSTIKEESTSPMPLKPKASEVNRTGSVRDTLKMFGEEAAVLRAPVPRVTQLKVEAEKERPSSASDQVVEVDKMASKVLHLARQYSQRIKTSSPVVRQRSQGLLFGKKSLASVVEEREGSGIPSLTLPLVSHKQATSLPLSPVDHVRSLTLGFTSSSRGVSPGRPHSRSPLSPPPPLEGFNWPDVQELRSKYSANSCSQKSAVSRSQSIPEQFDSSLRRHSSCPSGRFLTDEASSRVPSQRPHRNWDASWEERSKRLLRANSLDPRLSESQMSDLQKLQDQVANDSYYIAAEAPLTNDPEHKIIVMEKFPEPEETARDKKDESYVQIRSPTSREKISIMAVIDRCRAYQESDEYQQREELKAKTEQNKSTAVSADQDVSQKMRSTSGPKVEGQQSIVKNLRERFQSLS